The following are from one region of the Corylus avellana chromosome ca1, CavTom2PMs-1.0 genome:
- the LOC132190786 gene encoding transcription termination factor MTEF18, mitochondrial, which yields MPVPKSLFTIFSHHFSTTTNLPKLPSLSKIPSKYRPQAIQQAQKALTEYLHTTRSFPFAYAEHIAGNSLFSVSNLIAKLDFSPSDFSKSFSRLLRYHPINEFKFFFESIGISYSEVNGLLPANKFFFSEDGTVLSAACALSEFGFPWNRLGKLYKEEVSIFSKSSGELTARLCRFKEYGLNNVSVIGICLAFPHVLSGDGELGGEIDALFDDLKRVFVDFDLASCVEGNVDAWYEVCRKIRFFYDLGCEKGTAGGLMGRSKYVFLEYPEEVLVQKVEYFCRFGARNEDIGLLLLRNPEILNLDIETPVISVMGFLKHFGLSTEELMSIRQKYPHVLGRNKMANLPHVMKALNLHEWFFHKMKSGNHQLLANYVLSDPDEDLDTEFRDGLEKIQSSRCPVHTMKKLDFLHGIGYGENALTIKVLDHLHGTSIKLQERFDCLLHLGIEFSNLCMMIRVTPKVINQKPETIEQKVNFLCQEMGISLQYLDVFPAFLCFDLENRIKPRYRFHVWLAEKGLCTRSYSIASIIATSEKQYVARLSVIHPDAPKKWSEHFSPKKPLGS from the coding sequence ATGCCAGTCCCCAAATCCCTCTTCACCATCTTCTCCCACCACTTCTCTACCACCACAAATCTCCCAAAGCTCCCAAGCCTCTCCAAAATCCCCTCCAAGTACAGGCCCCAAGCCATCCAACAAGCCCAGAAGGCCCTCACAGAGTACCTCCACACCACCAGGTCCTTTCCATTCGCCTACGCCGAGCACATTGCCGGGAACTCCCTCTTTTCCGTCTCCAACCTCATTGCCAAACTCGATTTCTCGCCCTCAGATTTCTCAAAGAGCTTCAGCAGGCTCCTCAGGTACCATCCCATCAATGAATTTAAGTTTTTCTTTGAAAGCATTGGCATTAGTTATAGTGAGGTTAATGGGCTTTTGCCTGCGAACAAGTTCTTTTTCTCGGAAGACGGGACTGTTTTGAGCGCGGCTTGTGCGCTTTCGGAATTTGGGTTTCCGTGGAATAGGTTGGGGAAGTTGTATAAGGAGGAAGTTTCGATATTTAGTAAGAGTTCTGGGGAGTTGACGGCTAGGCTTTGCAGGTTTAAGGAATATGGTTTGAATAATGTTTCAGTGATCGGCATTTGTCTAGCTTTTCCGCATGTGTTGAGTGGGGATGGTGAATTGGGTGGTGAAATTGACGCCTTGTTTGATGATTTGAAAAGGGTTTTTGTAGATTTTGATTTGGCAAGTTGTGTTGAGGGAAATGTGGATGCTTGGTACGAGGTTTGTAGGAAAATTCGATTCTTTTACGATTTGGGTTGTGAGAAGGGTACGGCAGGGGGTCTGATGGGTAGGAGCAAATATGTTTTCCTTGAATACCCAGAAGAGGTTTTGGTCCAAAAAGTGGAATACTTTTGTAGATTTGGTGCAAGGAATGAGGATATTGGTCTGTTGCTTCTACGGAACCCTGAAATTTTGAATCTTGATATTGAAACACCAGTGATTTCAGTTATGGGATTCTTGAAACATTTTGGATTGAGCACAGAAGAGCTAATGTCCATTAGACAAAAGTATCCTCATGTGTTGGGAAGAAATAAAATGGCTAATTTGCCTCATGTGATGAAGGCTTTGAATCTACATGAATGGTTCTTCCATAAGATGAAGAGTGGAAATCATCAATTGTTAGCTAATTATGTACTAAGTGATCCTGATGAAGACTTGGATACAGAATTTAGAGATGGCTTGGAGAAGATCCAATCTTCAAGATGCCCTGTTCATACCATGAAAAAGTTGGATTTCTTGCATGGAATTGGGTATGGGGAAAATGCCTTGACCATAAAGGTCCTTGATCACTTGCATGGCACTAGTATTAAGTTGCAGGAGCGATTTGATTGCCTCCTCCATCTAGGGATTGAGTTCTCGAACCTCTGTATGATGATTAGGGTAACACCAAAGGTCATAAACCAAAAACCTGAAACTATTGAGCagaaagtgaattttctctgcCAGGAAATGGGAATCTCTCTACAGTATCTAGATGTTTTTCCtgcatttttgtgttttgacttAGAGAACCGGATCAAACCTAGGTACAGATTCCACGTATGGCTTGCAGAAAAGGGTTTGTGCACAAGAAGCTACTCCATTGCAAGCATTATAGCAACCAGTGAAAAGCAATATGTAGCTCGCCTCTCTGTAATTCATCCAGACGCTCCAAAAAAGTGGTCTGAGCATTTCTCACCCAAAAAACCATTGGGGTCATAA